A window from Pyrococcus kukulkanii encodes these proteins:
- the xerA gene encoding site-specific tyrosine recombinase/integron integrase has protein sequence MSDIEEFATYLELEGKSLNTIRMYTYFVSKFLEEGYSPTARDALKFLTKLRRKGYSMRSLNLVVQALKAYFRFEGLDYEAERLKNPKVPKTLPKSLSREEVRRVISVIESPRDRLIILLMYGAGLRISELCNLRKEDVDFENGLLRVKGGKGGKDRVIPLPKDLLGEIRKYLKARKDDSPYLFVEKRRKKKDKLSPKTVWRIVKTYGEKAGIKLTPHQLRHSFATHMLESGVDIRIIQELLGHANLSTTQIYTKVTAKHLREAVERAKLIENLKKEV, from the coding sequence TTGAGTGATATTGAGGAATTTGCAACATACTTAGAGCTTGAAGGAAAAAGTCTAAACACCATAAGGATGTACACTTACTTTGTTTCAAAATTTTTAGAGGAAGGATATTCTCCGACGGCTCGAGACGCTTTAAAATTCCTGACCAAGCTTAGAAGAAAGGGGTACTCTATGAGGAGTTTAAACTTAGTGGTACAAGCATTAAAGGCGTATTTCCGATTTGAAGGGCTCGACTATGAAGCTGAAAGGCTAAAAAACCCCAAGGTTCCAAAAACACTACCAAAAAGTTTGAGTAGAGAAGAAGTTAGGAGAGTAATAAGCGTTATTGAAAGCCCAAGGGACAGGTTAATAATTCTCCTGATGTACGGGGCTGGCTTAAGAATATCGGAGCTTTGTAACCTAAGAAAAGAAGACGTTGATTTTGAGAATGGACTTCTTAGAGTAAAGGGAGGAAAAGGAGGAAAAGACAGGGTAATACCCTTGCCTAAAGACTTACTTGGAGAAATTAGAAAGTACCTCAAGGCTAGAAAAGATGATAGTCCCTATCTCTTCGTGGAGAAAAGAAGAAAAAAGAAAGATAAATTATCTCCAAAAACAGTCTGGCGGATAGTTAAGACATACGGAGAGAAAGCAGGGATAAAACTGACTCCCCACCAATTAAGGCATAGTTTCGCGACCCATATGCTTGAGAGCGGTGTTGATATAAGGATAATCCAAGAACTTCTTGGCCATGCAAATCTATCTACAACTCAAATTTACACCAAAGTAACAGCAAAACATCTTAGGGAAGCCGTCGAAAGGGCAAAGCTTATTGAAAACCTTAAGAAGGAGGTATGA
- a CDS encoding 50S ribosomal protein L35ae has translation MRIKGVVLSYRRSKENQHTNVMIIKPLNVNSREEASELIGRLVIWRSPSGKILKGKIVRVHGTRGAVRARFEKGLPGQALGDYVEIL, from the coding sequence ATGAGGATCAAGGGAGTTGTTTTAAGTTACAGGAGGAGTAAGGAGAACCAGCATACTAACGTCATGATTATTAAGCCTCTGAACGTCAATAGCAGGGAGGAAGCTTCAGAACTTATTGGTAGGCTTGTTATCTGGAGGAGCCCAAGTGGCAAGATCCTTAAAGGTAAGATAGTTAGGGTTCATGGTACTAGGGGAGCAGTTAGGGCAAGGTTCGAGAAGGGGCTTCCTGGTCAGGCCCTTGGTGACTACGTTGAGATTCTCTGA
- a CDS encoding pantoate kinase: MLIRAFIPAHITAFFVPILKEEPQLSGSLGAGINLDKGTNVFLNIEETSLERHVHVTFNGEPVKRENAKITYHVAEKLIPEDFIGEVEVWQYFDFPNGYGFGNSAGGALGTALTLAYKFGVTLLQAAKVAHEAEVLYKGGLGDVVAQLAGGIEIRLKEGGPGKAVVDNILCDGYKVLVIPLGRLATKDVLSSDIIKEIRNRGKDAINKLLRDPRPETLMHEARRFAESTGLMDDELIEIAKDIDKVLNLPSSMIMLGRGLFALIREEDVGKVRKAVLDLNLPFDIVNIYWGKPRVGRWIGSE; this comes from the coding sequence ATGCTGATCAGAGCCTTCATTCCGGCCCATATAACTGCTTTTTTTGTTCCAATTCTCAAAGAAGAACCACAACTTTCAGGCTCACTAGGAGCTGGAATAAACTTAGATAAAGGAACTAACGTGTTCCTTAATATCGAGGAAACAAGCCTTGAAAGACATGTTCATGTAACTTTCAATGGAGAACCCGTTAAGAGGGAGAATGCAAAGATAACTTATCATGTTGCTGAAAAACTTATTCCTGAAGACTTTATTGGAGAAGTTGAGGTGTGGCAGTACTTCGATTTTCCAAACGGATATGGCTTCGGTAATAGCGCGGGGGGTGCATTAGGAACCGCACTAACCTTGGCATATAAATTTGGAGTGACATTGCTTCAAGCCGCAAAAGTTGCACATGAAGCTGAGGTTCTTTACAAGGGCGGATTAGGAGACGTTGTTGCCCAACTGGCAGGCGGGATTGAGATTAGGCTAAAGGAAGGAGGCCCCGGAAAAGCAGTTGTTGATAACATTTTATGCGATGGATATAAGGTTCTTGTAATTCCCCTTGGGAGACTAGCGACAAAAGATGTGCTCTCTAGTGACATTATAAAGGAAATAAGGAATAGAGGAAAAGACGCAATCAATAAATTACTTAGGGATCCAAGACCAGAAACGCTGATGCATGAAGCCCGAAGATTTGCCGAGAGTACCGGCTTAATGGATGACGAGCTAATAGAGATAGCCAAGGATATAGACAAGGTTCTAAATCTTCCTTCATCAATGATAATGTTGGGAAGAGGGCTCTTTGCCCTTATAAGGGAAGAAGACGTTGGAAAGGTTAGAAAAGCTGTTCTAGATTTAAACCTGCCATTTGACATAGTTAATATATACTGGGGCAAACCTAGGGTAGGGAGGTGGATCGGAAGTGAATAA
- a CDS encoding tRNA (guanine(10)-N(2))-dimethyltransferase encodes MELFEVIEGKARILVPKAESIYDSPVFYNPRMALNRDVVVLLLKVLKPRIVLDALSATGIRGIRFALETPAEEIWLNDISMEAYELMKRNVLLNFPGELKERGNRAFLEGEKEIVVNHDDANRLMAERHRYFHFIDLDPFGSPMEFLDTALRSVKRKGILGVTATDGAPLCGAHPKACLRKYLAVPLRGELCHEVGTRILVGVIARYAAKYDLGIEVLLAYYKDHYFRAFVRLRNGAKKGDESLENLGYVYFDEKTGRFEIERGFLPTKPNAYGPIWLGPLKNKDIVEEMFKLAKSGIELARPREALKLLHMLHEELDIPLFYDTHAIGKRIKVETKKLGEIIKTLREKGYRATRTHFSPTGIKTDAPYEVFVDVMRKV; translated from the coding sequence ATGGAACTTTTTGAAGTTATTGAAGGCAAAGCTAGGATTTTAGTTCCGAAAGCTGAGAGTATTTACGATTCTCCGGTCTTCTATAATCCCAGGATGGCTCTGAATAGAGACGTTGTAGTTCTTCTCTTGAAGGTATTAAAACCTAGGATAGTTCTCGATGCACTTTCAGCAACTGGTATAAGGGGAATAAGATTTGCCTTAGAAACCCCTGCAGAAGAGATATGGCTTAACGACATAAGTATGGAGGCTTACGAGTTAATGAAAAGAAATGTTCTTTTGAATTTCCCTGGGGAACTTAAGGAGAGGGGAAATAGGGCTTTTCTTGAAGGAGAGAAGGAGATAGTAGTAAATCACGATGATGCTAATAGGTTAATGGCAGAGAGGCATAGGTATTTCCATTTTATAGATCTTGATCCTTTTGGTTCTCCGATGGAGTTCCTTGATACCGCGCTAAGGAGCGTAAAGAGAAAGGGCATTTTGGGAGTTACGGCAACTGATGGTGCTCCCCTTTGTGGAGCTCATCCTAAAGCTTGCTTGAGGAAGTATTTGGCGGTTCCCCTTAGAGGAGAACTCTGTCATGAAGTTGGCACTAGGATCCTTGTTGGGGTAATAGCTAGGTATGCGGCGAAATATGACCTTGGTATAGAGGTCTTGCTTGCTTACTATAAAGACCACTACTTTAGAGCATTTGTAAGGCTTAGAAATGGTGCAAAAAAAGGAGATGAAAGCTTGGAGAATCTTGGATACGTGTACTTTGACGAAAAAACTGGAAGGTTCGAAATAGAAAGGGGGTTTTTGCCGACCAAACCAAACGCTTATGGGCCAATTTGGCTTGGTCCTCTGAAAAATAAAGATATCGTCGAAGAAATGTTTAAACTCGCCAAATCTGGCATTGAATTAGCCAGACCCAGGGAGGCTTTAAAGTTGTTGCATATGCTCCATGAGGAGCTTGATATCCCTCTATTTTACGATACCCATGCAATTGGAAAAAGAATAAAGGTAGAGACTAAGAAACTTGGGGAGATAATAAAAACTCTACGAGAAAAAGGATATAGAGCCACTAGAACCCATTTCTCGCCAACTGGGATTAAGACCGATGCTCCATATGAGGTATTCGTTGATGTTATGAGGAAAGTTTAG